Proteins encoded by one window of Phenylobacterium soli:
- a CDS encoding division plane positioning ATPase MipZ: MPQASVIVVGNEKGGAGKSTIAIHTATALLHAGARVATIDLDLRQQSMAHFFANRRAWLAANGAEAPMPAEFAVPLGADADARFEDAFAQAREAADFVLIDTPGSDTAVSRSAHAKADLIVTPMNDSFVDFDMLGVVDPVTLELKRHSLYAETVWECRKQRAAIDRKMIDWVVLRNRLAPTEARNRKRLDERVQALSRKVGFRVGPGLRDRVIYRELFPFGLTIADLSPSIRPVAMSLQHVAARQELRALMAALGLSGFADVEPIAAE, from the coding sequence ATGCCTCAGGCCAGCGTCATCGTAGTCGGCAACGAGAAGGGTGGGGCGGGCAAGTCCACCATCGCCATCCATACGGCCACGGCCCTGCTGCACGCGGGCGCCCGCGTCGCCACCATCGATCTCGACCTGCGACAGCAGTCGATGGCCCACTTCTTCGCCAACCGGCGCGCCTGGCTGGCGGCGAACGGCGCCGAGGCTCCGATGCCCGCCGAGTTCGCGGTGCCGCTCGGCGCGGACGCCGACGCCCGCTTCGAAGACGCCTTCGCCCAGGCGCGCGAGGCCGCCGACTTCGTGCTCATCGACACGCCTGGCAGCGACACGGCGGTCAGCCGTTCGGCGCACGCCAAGGCCGACCTGATCGTCACGCCGATGAACGACAGCTTCGTGGACTTCGACATGCTCGGCGTGGTCGATCCCGTGACCCTCGAGCTGAAGCGCCACAGCCTCTACGCCGAAACGGTGTGGGAATGCCGCAAGCAGCGCGCCGCCATCGACCGCAAGATGATCGACTGGGTGGTGCTGCGGAACCGCCTGGCGCCCACCGAGGCGCGCAACCGCAAGCGCCTGGACGAGCGGGTGCAGGCGCTGTCGCGCAAGGTCGGCTTCCGCGTCGGGCCGGGCCTGCGCGATCGCGTGATCTACCGCGAGCTCTTCCCCTTCGGCCTGACCATCGCCGACCTCTCGCCGTCCATCCGGCCCGTGGCCATGTCGCTGCAGCACGTGGCCGCGCGCCAGGAACTGCGCGCCCTGATGGCCGCCCTCGGCCTCTCCGGGTTTGCGGACGTGGAGCCGATCGCCGCAGAATAG
- the panC gene encoding pantoate--beta-alanine ligase, with translation MTPPIVRTVAELRAHVRRWRAEGETVGFVPTMGALHEGHLSLVRLAKSRATRAVASVFVNPTQFGPNEDFEAYPRGEAQDAELLASVGCNLLYAPTVGEMYPEGFSTTVTVAGVSEPLDGAARPGHFAGVATVVSKLLLQCGPDVAVFGEKDYQQLQVIRRLTRDLDIPVEIIGGPTARADDGLALSSRNAYLTPEERQVAPEIHRTLTAAIEQLHAGRPVAEVEAGAIARLSAAGFARVDYVEVRGAGDLARLGPGPITPPARILAAAFLGKTRLIDNMAV, from the coding sequence ATGACGCCGCCCATCGTCCGCACCGTGGCCGAGCTTCGCGCCCATGTGCGCCGCTGGCGGGCCGAGGGCGAAACCGTGGGCTTCGTGCCCACCATGGGCGCCCTGCACGAGGGTCACCTGTCGCTGGTGCGCCTGGCCAAGAGCCGGGCGACGCGGGCCGTGGCCAGTGTCTTCGTCAACCCCACCCAGTTCGGACCCAACGAGGACTTCGAAGCCTATCCCCGCGGCGAGGCGCAAGACGCCGAGTTGCTGGCCAGCGTCGGCTGCAACCTGCTCTACGCCCCGACGGTCGGCGAGATGTACCCTGAAGGCTTCTCCACCACGGTGACGGTGGCCGGCGTCTCGGAGCCGCTCGACGGTGCGGCGCGCCCCGGCCACTTCGCGGGGGTCGCGACGGTGGTCTCCAAGCTGCTCCTGCAGTGTGGTCCGGATGTCGCGGTGTTCGGTGAGAAGGACTATCAGCAGCTGCAGGTGATCCGCCGCCTGACGCGCGACCTCGACATTCCGGTGGAGATCATCGGCGGTCCGACCGCCCGGGCCGACGACGGCCTCGCCCTCTCCTCCCGCAACGCCTATCTCACCCCTGAAGAGCGGCAGGTGGCGCCGGAGATCCACCGCACCCTCACGGCCGCCATCGAGCAGCTCCACGCCGGCCGGCCCGTCGCCGAGGTGGAGGCCGGGGCGATCGCCCGGCTGTCGGCCGCCGGTTTCGCCCGCGTGGACTATGTGGAGGTGCGCGGCGCCGGCGATCTCGCCCGCCTCGGGCCCGGGCCGATCACCCCGCCGGCGCGGATCCTGGCGGCGGCGTTTCTGGGCAAGACCCGCCTGATCGACAACATGGCGGTCTGA
- a CDS encoding family 16 glycosylhydrolase, giving the protein MALYKFNGEAAAETAAPVQNFYGVSGAVDSETGGAQAESFWGGDGDLMVGAGGDDTYYIKSATDRVVEQAGGGTDLIHAWRNINLADYANVENLAVDSDGVYGAGDGHDNVIYAGSGTEQLYGGGGQDVLVAGSGKDTFIVKAGEGSDAIYGFKTATDVVRLSAGFTSFADVQAHMTQVGADTKIDFGGGEGLILRGVQASALTGANFQLELAPARLGAMTFHDEFSGPLSLYDKESNPGGTWRPDYDLQGTQGAGSYTLSSNGERQIYTSPYFRDHNGDFAESPFVSNGDGTLSIIARPSSNPEIFGYGYTSGMISSKESFAQTYGYFEMRAELPHAAGGWPAFWLLPADRSWPPELDVMETLTNDPHADWTTAHSGVGGTHTSSGIASYIPDTADGFHTYGVLWTSSDLVWYVDNVEVFHAATPADMNKPMYMIANLALGGWGGSIDNAAMPAEMKIDYIRAYSLGSTATASPPPVVSPPPPTGSGQATSPLQPTSGSDVLQASAGQAEIHGGAGADTLTGWSGNSFLTGDDGDDLINGGSGFDRTNGNAGNDTVHGNGGDDWVTGGRDNDLLFGDDGRDILNGNLGNDTMDGGAGDDVVRGGQGDDLLKGGDGADWLTGDRGSDTLTGGAGADTFQLFSGSGADRVTDFNAAEGDHVALDVGVHYQASQVGADTMVTLDTGDSLTLAGVSLSSLPPGWIFQA; this is encoded by the coding sequence ATGGCTCTCTACAAATTCAACGGCGAGGCCGCCGCCGAGACGGCTGCGCCCGTGCAGAACTTCTATGGCGTCAGCGGCGCGGTCGACAGCGAGACCGGCGGCGCCCAGGCCGAGTCCTTCTGGGGCGGCGACGGCGACCTGATGGTCGGGGCCGGCGGGGACGACACCTACTACATCAAGTCGGCGACGGACCGCGTGGTCGAGCAGGCTGGCGGCGGGACCGACCTGATCCACGCCTGGCGCAACATCAACCTCGCCGACTACGCGAACGTTGAGAATCTCGCCGTGGACAGCGACGGCGTCTATGGCGCGGGCGACGGCCACGACAACGTCATCTACGCCGGCTCCGGGACCGAGCAGCTCTACGGCGGCGGCGGGCAGGACGTGCTGGTGGCGGGCTCGGGCAAGGACACCTTCATCGTCAAGGCGGGGGAAGGCTCGGACGCGATCTACGGCTTCAAGACCGCCACCGACGTGGTCCGGCTGAGCGCCGGCTTCACCAGCTTCGCCGACGTCCAGGCGCACATGACCCAGGTCGGCGCCGACACGAAGATCGACTTCGGCGGCGGCGAGGGCCTCATCCTGCGCGGCGTCCAGGCCAGCGCCCTGACCGGCGCCAATTTCCAGCTCGAGCTCGCGCCGGCCCGGCTTGGGGCCATGACCTTCCACGATGAGTTCTCGGGGCCCCTCTCCCTCTACGACAAGGAGAGCAATCCGGGCGGGACCTGGCGGCCGGACTACGACCTGCAGGGTACGCAGGGGGCCGGCTCCTACACCCTGTCGAGCAACGGCGAGCGGCAGATCTACACCTCGCCCTACTTTCGCGATCACAACGGCGACTTCGCTGAGAGTCCGTTCGTCTCGAACGGCGACGGGACCCTGTCGATCATCGCCCGGCCGTCGAGCAATCCGGAGATCTTCGGCTATGGCTACACCTCGGGGATGATCTCCTCGAAGGAGAGCTTCGCCCAGACCTACGGCTACTTCGAGATGCGCGCCGAGCTGCCGCACGCGGCGGGCGGCTGGCCGGCGTTCTGGCTATTGCCGGCGGACCGCTCCTGGCCCCCCGAGCTCGACGTGATGGAGACCCTGACCAACGATCCGCACGCGGACTGGACCACGGCCCATTCCGGCGTCGGCGGCACGCACACCTCGAGCGGCATCGCTTCCTACATCCCGGACACCGCCGACGGCTTCCACACCTATGGGGTCCTTTGGACGTCCTCGGACCTCGTCTGGTACGTGGACAATGTGGAGGTCTTCCACGCCGCCACGCCGGCGGACATGAACAAGCCGATGTACATGATCGCGAACCTGGCCCTCGGCGGCTGGGGCGGCTCGATCGACAACGCGGCCATGCCGGCCGAGATGAAGATCGACTACATACGGGCCTACAGCCTTGGCTCGACCGCGACGGCGAGCCCGCCGCCGGTCGTTTCGCCTCCTCCGCCCACCGGCAGCGGGCAGGCCACCTCCCCGCTCCAGCCGACCTCGGGCTCAGATGTGCTGCAGGCCAGCGCCGGCCAGGCCGAGATCCACGGCGGCGCCGGCGCCGACACCCTGACCGGCTGGTCCGGGAATTCCTTCCTCACCGGCGACGACGGCGACGATCTGATCAACGGCGGTTCCGGCTTTGACCGCACCAACGGCAACGCCGGAAACGACACCGTCCACGGCAATGGCGGGGACGACTGGGTCACCGGCGGGCGCGACAACGACCTGCTGTTCGGCGACGACGGCCGCGACATCCTCAATGGCAATCTCGGCAACGACACCATGGACGGAGGGGCCGGCGACGACGTGGTCCGCGGTGGCCAGGGCGACGACCTGCTCAAGGGCGGCGACGGGGCCGACTGGCTGACCGGCGACCGGGGTTCCGACACCCTCACCGGCGGCGCCGGCGCGGACACCTTCCAGCTGTTCTCCGGCTCGGGCGCGGACCGCGTGACCGACTTCAACGCGGCCGAAGGCGATCACGTCGCCCTCGACGTCGGCGTGCATTATCAGGCGTCCCAGGTGGGCGCCGACACTATGGTGACGCTCGACACCGGGGACAGTCTGACGCTCGCCGGCGTGTCGTTGTCGTCCCTGCCGCCCGGCTGGATCTTCCAGGCCTGA
- a CDS encoding family 16 glycosylhydrolase: MSYLKYDGSAAVVTSTPVSNFYGTDAAETQTGTSAAEGFWGKAGDVLVGGAGDDTYYLQDKTAQVVEQPGAGTDMLVAWRNASLADHANIENLKIDGDGIFGAGDAHDNIIYAGSGKEQLYGGGGQDVMVAGTGQDTFIVKAGEGSDAIYGFKSATDVVRLTAGFQTFSDVQTHMTQVGADTKIDLGGGEGLVLRGVQATSLTSANFQLQLDGSKLGGMTFHDEFSAPLSVWNATYNPTGVWRPDYGYQGANGVGSYTLTGNGEQQIYTSPYFRDHNGDFSESPFTSNADGTLSITARPSTNSELFGYSYTSGMISTKQSFAQTYGYFEMKAELPQSAGGWPAFWLVPADGSWPPELDVMETLTNDPHADWTTEHSGVGGVHTSNGISSYIPDTADGFHTYGVLWTKTDLTWYVDGVQVFHTATPADMNKPMYMIANLALGGWGGSIDNSAMPETMKIDYIRSYGLADGSTTVQGREAITGGGAAYVAPTTGTATTGSTASTGSTSTSTTPSSSTTTATSSSTTTSTGGAATTTVSPPPPSPTPVDPSAGQNLTSHGYGDVLTGGSGADTLTSNQGGETMTGGAGADVFVFNTTPWSATHITDFQVGVDRLDVAKLYLDGYTGSDPVADGYVRFASDGHGGTAVIVDPDGRASGHQWGDYVVDLEHVDPATLTAAKVFGGQTVASTPVSTSTPSSTTATSTPTTSVTAPVTAPATVTGQVLTASGYGATLTGGAGADTLTAGNGGETLTGGAGADTFVFSTTPWTATHVADFQVGVDKLDVSKLYIDGYKGADPVADGYVRFASDGNGGTAVIVDPDGRAAGHAWGDYVVDLEHVAPSSLTAAQVFGGQAPTSTTSTTTTQPTAPTAPAGVVLTSSVAGDSLAGGQGADTLNASRGADTLTGGAGADHFVFAHEPWAPAHITDFTAGEDKIDLRGLFQGTGYAGTDPVADHYLTLIPDGNGGTAVLFDRDGAGSGQQWGDYVIDLEHVSPASLTAKDWIVG; the protein is encoded by the coding sequence ATGAGCTACCTCAAGTACGACGGCTCAGCCGCCGTCGTGACCAGCACGCCTGTGTCCAATTTCTACGGCACCGACGCCGCCGAGACCCAAACGGGGACGAGCGCCGCCGAGGGCTTCTGGGGCAAGGCGGGCGACGTGCTGGTGGGCGGCGCCGGCGACGACACCTACTACCTTCAGGACAAGACCGCCCAGGTCGTCGAGCAGCCCGGCGCGGGCACGGACATGCTCGTCGCCTGGCGCAACGCCAGCCTGGCCGACCACGCCAACATCGAGAACCTCAAGATCGACGGCGACGGGATCTTCGGCGCGGGCGACGCCCACGACAACATCATCTACGCCGGCTCGGGCAAGGAGCAGCTCTACGGCGGCGGCGGTCAGGACGTCATGGTGGCCGGCACGGGCCAGGACACCTTCATCGTCAAGGCCGGCGAAGGCTCCGACGCGATCTACGGCTTCAAGTCCGCCACCGACGTGGTCCGGCTCACCGCGGGCTTCCAGACCTTCTCGGACGTGCAGACGCACATGACCCAGGTCGGCGCCGACACGAAGATCGACCTCGGCGGGGGCGAAGGCCTCGTCCTGCGCGGCGTCCAGGCCACGTCGCTGACGTCGGCCAATTTCCAGCTCCAGCTCGACGGTTCGAAGCTGGGCGGCATGACCTTCCACGACGAGTTCTCGGCGCCCCTGTCGGTGTGGAACGCAACCTACAACCCGACGGGCGTCTGGCGCCCGGACTACGGCTATCAGGGCGCCAACGGCGTCGGCTCCTACACCCTGACCGGCAACGGCGAGCAGCAGATCTACACCTCGCCCTACTTCCGCGACCACAACGGTGACTTCTCGGAGAGCCCGTTCACCTCGAACGCTGACGGCACCCTGTCGATCACCGCCCGCCCGTCCACCAACTCGGAGCTGTTCGGCTACAGCTACACCTCGGGGATGATCTCGACGAAGCAGAGCTTCGCCCAGACCTACGGCTACTTCGAGATGAAGGCCGAACTGCCCCAATCCGCTGGCGGCTGGCCGGCGTTCTGGCTGGTGCCGGCGGACGGCTCCTGGCCGCCCGAGCTCGACGTCATGGAGACTCTGACCAACGATCCGCACGCCGACTGGACCACCGAGCACTCGGGCGTCGGCGGGGTGCACACCTCGAACGGCATCTCGTCCTACATCCCCGACACCGCCGACGGCTTCCACACCTATGGCGTGCTTTGGACCAAGACCGACCTGACCTGGTACGTGGACGGCGTGCAGGTGTTCCACACCGCGACCCCCGCCGACATGAACAAGCCGATGTACATGATCGCCAACCTGGCGCTCGGCGGCTGGGGCGGCTCGATCGACAACTCGGCCATGCCCGAGACCATGAAGATCGACTACATCCGCTCCTACGGCCTGGCGGACGGCTCGACGACCGTGCAAGGCCGCGAGGCGATCACCGGCGGCGGCGCGGCCTATGTGGCGCCGACCACGGGCACGGCGACCACCGGTTCGACGGCGAGCACCGGCTCGACGTCGACCTCGACCACGCCTTCGAGCTCGACCACGACGGCGACTTCGAGCTCGACCACGACCTCGACCGGCGGCGCCGCGACGACCACCGTCTCCCCGCCCCCGCCGTCCCCGACGCCGGTGGATCCGAGCGCCGGCCAGAACCTGACCAGCCACGGCTACGGTGACGTGCTCACCGGCGGCTCGGGGGCCGACACCCTGACCTCCAACCAGGGCGGCGAGACCATGACCGGCGGCGCCGGCGCCGACGTCTTCGTGTTCAACACCACGCCGTGGAGCGCGACGCACATCACCGACTTCCAGGTGGGCGTCGACAGGCTGGACGTCGCCAAGCTCTACCTCGACGGCTACACGGGAAGCGATCCGGTCGCCGACGGCTACGTCCGTTTTGCCTCTGACGGCCATGGCGGCACGGCGGTGATCGTCGACCCGGACGGCCGGGCGAGCGGTCATCAGTGGGGCGACTACGTGGTCGACCTGGAGCACGTGGATCCCGCGACCCTGACGGCGGCCAAGGTGTTCGGCGGCCAGACGGTCGCCTCCACGCCCGTCTCCACGTCAACGCCGAGCTCGACGACGGCGACCTCCACGCCGACGACCTCGGTCACTGCTCCGGTCACTGCGCCCGCCACGGTCACGGGCCAGGTGCTGACGGCGAGCGGCTACGGCGCGACCCTGACGGGCGGCGCCGGCGCCGACACCCTGACCGCGGGCAACGGCGGTGAGACCCTGACCGGCGGCGCGGGAGCCGACACCTTCGTCTTCAGCACCACGCCCTGGACGGCGACCCACGTCGCCGACTTCCAGGTTGGGGTCGACAAGCTGGACGTCTCGAAGCTCTACATCGACGGCTACAAGGGCGCCGACCCTGTGGCCGACGGCTACGTGCGCTTCGCGTCCGACGGCAACGGCGGCACGGCGGTGATCGTCGATCCCGACGGCCGCGCGGCCGGCCACGCCTGGGGCGACTATGTGGTCGACCTCGAGCACGTGGCCCCCTCGTCCCTGACGGCGGCCCAGGTGTTCGGCGGTCAGGCTCCGACATCGACCACCTCCACGACGACGACCCAGCCCACCGCGCCCACGGCGCCGGCCGGCGTGGTCCTGACCTCGTCGGTTGCGGGCGACAGCCTCGCCGGCGGCCAGGGCGCCGACACGCTCAACGCCAGCCGCGGCGCGGACACCCTTACGGGCGGCGCGGGCGCCGACCACTTCGTCTTCGCCCATGAGCCTTGGGCGCCGGCCCACATCACCGACTTCACGGCCGGTGAGGACAAGATCGACCTGCGCGGCCTCTTCCAGGGGACCGGCTACGCCGGGACCGACCCGGTGGCCGACCACTACTTGACCCTGATCCCCGACGGGAACGGCGGGACGGCGGTGCTGTTCGATCGCGACGGCGCGGGCTCCGGCCAGCAGTGGGGGGACTATGTGATCGACCTCGAGCACGTGTCCCCGGCCAGCCTCACGGCCAAGGACTGGATCGTCGGCTAA
- a CDS encoding acyltransferase family protein, which produces MLLNVQALRGLAAFLVVFVHLETLARLAGLPAGITVFGNSGVDVFFVISGLIMVVTTSGRRQTPQGFLRNRLTRIAPLYWAITLAVFALAVVAPSLLQSTTADPIQLAKSLAFIPYARADGAMHPVVFVGWTLNYEMAFYVIFALGLLLPSRRAGLALSIAVLAAAAAAGLVLRPADPVLAFYTAPMILEFGAGMLLGALFVADRLPRSRAAGWIAVAAGAAAFAVMVLAPTLWPSVDRAWAAGIPALVIVTSGLVAERAGLVLRQGWIQLLGASSYATYLTHFFCTQVVSKAGERLAGLGPAMAWALIPVAFVLVAMVGVFAHRRIELPLTELARRWLAPLGPRPRPTIAGGAW; this is translated from the coding sequence ATGCTGCTCAATGTGCAGGCGCTGCGAGGACTCGCGGCCTTCCTGGTGGTGTTCGTGCACCTGGAGACCCTGGCGCGCCTCGCCGGTCTGCCCGCCGGGATCACCGTCTTCGGCAATTCCGGCGTCGACGTCTTCTTCGTGATCAGCGGCCTGATCATGGTGGTGACCACCTCCGGCCGCCGCCAGACGCCACAGGGCTTCCTGCGCAACCGGCTGACCCGCATCGCGCCACTCTACTGGGCGATCACACTGGCGGTGTTCGCCCTCGCAGTGGTCGCGCCGAGCCTCCTGCAGTCCACGACCGCCGATCCGATCCAGCTGGCCAAGTCCCTGGCCTTCATCCCCTACGCCCGCGCCGACGGGGCCATGCACCCGGTGGTCTTCGTCGGCTGGACGCTGAACTACGAGATGGCCTTCTACGTCATCTTCGCGCTCGGCCTGCTGCTGCCCAGCCGGCGGGCGGGCCTGGCGCTCTCGATCGCCGTGCTGGCGGCGGCGGCTGCGGCGGGCCTGGTGCTGCGACCGGCGGATCCGGTGCTCGCCTTCTACACCGCCCCGATGATCCTGGAGTTCGGCGCCGGCATGCTGCTGGGCGCCCTGTTCGTAGCCGACCGCCTGCCGCGCTCCCGCGCCGCCGGCTGGATCGCAGTCGCGGCCGGCGCGGCGGCCTTCGCGGTCATGGTGCTCGCGCCCACCCTCTGGCCATCCGTCGACCGCGCCTGGGCGGCGGGGATTCCGGCCCTGGTCATCGTGACGAGCGGCCTCGTCGCCGAACGCGCCGGCCTCGTCCTGAGGCAGGGCTGGATCCAGCTCCTCGGCGCCTCGTCCTACGCCACCTACCTGACGCACTTCTTCTGCACTCAGGTGGTCAGCAAGGCCGGCGAGCGGCTGGCCGGGCTCGGCCCGGCCATGGCGTGGGCGCTGATCCCGGTCGCTTTCGTGCTGGTCGCGATGGTGGGCGTGTTCGCCCACCGTCGCATCGAGCTGCCGCTCACCGAGCTCGCCCGCCGCTGGCTGGCGCCCCTGGGACCCAGGCCCCGGCCGACGATCGCCGGCGGAGCCTGGTGA